TGTCTCCGCGGCGGATGTCGCCGATGTTGTCAATCGGTATCTGACCGAAGATGAACGGATGACATTGCTTCTCACACCGCGTGCGTCGGAGTGATATGAGGCATTACGGAGAATTCTGATGGAGAAAAACGATGTTCAGTTGATTCACAGCATCTTATCTGGCAACGATGAGGCATTCAGCACCTTGGTTCAAAAATACCAAAAGAGTGTTCACGCCTTGGCGTGGCGAAAGATCGGTGATTTTCATTATGCTGAGGAAATTACACAAGACACCTTCCTTCAAGCTTATGAAAAACTCTCCACACTCAAGAATCCCCATCAATTTGCTGGATGGCTCTATGTCATTACAAATAATCTATGCACCGATTGGCTCCGAAAGAAGAAACCTGCGATGCAACCGCTGGGGGACGCGTCTGTGAAAGCAATAGACAAACTAACTTATGAGCGTTATATGTTGGAACAACGCGAGACAGAAGCAACCGAGCGTCGTCATGAAATCGTCAAGCAACTTCTGGAAAAATTGCCAGAGAGCGAGCGGACTGTAGTGACACTCTACTATCTCGGCGAGATGTCCACAAAAGAAATTAGCAAGTTCATTGGGGTATCAGTGAATACGATTACGAGTCGGCTCCAGCGGGCGCGGGAGCGTTTACAAGCGTCGGAAGAACTCTTGATTAACGAAACGCTTGGCGGCTTGCAATTGTCTGGTAACCTACTTGAAAACATCATGCAGCAAGTTGCTGACATAGAACCGGGAGTTTCGCCGACTGGAAAACCGTTACTGCCATGGGTGTCTTTGGGTGCAGCTACGGTTTTGATTATATTGCTGCTCGGTGCGAGTCATCAATATCTCGTCAGATTCCAGCGACCGTATAATTTTGAAGCGCAAGCCGAGCCTACTATTGAAATTATTGAGGCGGCTGTCGTTCTTGAAACCGACGCAAAACCGGCTGTACGAAATCAAATCGGGCGGGCTGCCACCCCCGGTAAAAACAGCAGTGTCGACTCACAGATCTCTGAGGAAGTCTTAGCACCTAATACATCAGAGGACTTCCCTAATCTGATTACTTCTAATGCCATACCTAAAGTGACGCGCTTTACATTAAGCAACGGTATCCGGGTTGTCAACCTTCATGTCGAAAATTCCACAGATGTCGGTATCTTCAGTTATTTGCCCCTTGGGCTCGTCACTGATGGGAAAGCAAGGGCATATTGGAGCCATCTCATTAATCATCTGACCGTCCGAACCACAGGTCCCATTGATTTCAAAACAAGTAACGCGGAAACAATGGCTGATAACATGCGTTTGGAGTCTTGGGGTGGGAAAGATACATGGACCCAGAGTTTAGCACGACATGCGAAATGGCTTTCCAGACTGCCGTTTTCAGCAGAAAGTCTCGCTGAGGAACTCCCAAGAGTCTTGTCCCAGTTTGACTATATTGAAGCGAACTTGGCAACGCATAAGTTGGCAGATGTTGCGTGGAATCAAGTCTTTCGACATGGTGAAACCGATATAGCGATGCGCCGAGGCATTCAATCAGCACAACTCAGTGAACTCCAAGAATATCGCGATCAGCATCTCGTTCAAGCAGATCGCGTCCTTTTGTGCGTCATTGGTGGTGTTGATCCCGAAACACTGAAGGACACTATGGAAACACAACTCGGAGCTATTAACTTAACCGAGAAAACCTTTCCCACGCCAACAGTCCCTCCAGAGATAGCAAAAGATCAAAACGCTACTTGGGATATCAATGTAACCCATTACATGGAAACCTATCCAATTCCTCACCCTGAAAACAAAGACTACCCCGCGCTCTATATAGCGAGTCTGATGTGGCGGTTAGCCTGCACACAGGATGCCCAATTGAAAGAATTGACAGGTTACATTCACTGTGGTGTTGATCTCGTTACACCTGAACAGGTCTACTTATACGTCAGTGCCTCACTCAAGCCGGGTACAGATATAGAAAAGGTTAAGCAGCGGGTACGGCAGTTGATGAATCCGCTAAAACAACCGGAAAACAACACGCAGGTTCCTATGGTTGCCCAGTCCCTTTCCAAGGAACTCGGTGCACCGCCGGACATGGAGACACTCATGCAATATAAACCTGAGAATGTGCCGGAGGCTCTGATGCTCCTTCAGCTCGGTGTGCGTTGGGGAACAATAGAATACCAATTTGGTGGAAACTTATCGCAGCTTGCGAGTGCATTCGCCGATGTCTCCGCGGCTGATGTTGCCAACGTCGTCAACCGATACCTCACTGAGAATCGTCGGATGACGTTACTTCTCACGCCACGAGCAGTCGTTAATCCCCAGACTCGGTAGGGTCTTTCACCCAACCGCCCCATAACTGTCAATTTTAGAAAAATGGTGGCATTGATCCCCAGGCCCGGTAGGCGCTGTTTCTAACTGCGCCGGGTTTTAACCATGAACTTTGTACACGCCAGAAATCCTCTTCAGTCCCGTAGGGACGGTATATTTATAGAAATGCGATGCCTCCGTCTCCTAAGCCCTGTAAGGGCGGCATTTGTGGAGACATTCCCACAAAATACCGCCAAAAATCCCTAAATTGACACTCATCTTCCGCAAGTGTATAGTTAATTGTGTATTTCACCATAGTTGCGCTAACAGATCCGTCATTTCCGCCTGAATCTGTTCTTCAACCGCTGGCACTAATGCTAACCGATACGGACCACTGAGTGCATGGTTCCGCGGTCCTGCCTCATAACCCGCCTTCAACCCTAACTCGTAAGCGGCTCTGGTCGCAATATAGACCTCACTGCCGTTCGTGTATCCGAAAACGAATGTGTGTGCGAACGGTGACGTTTCGTCTACAAAGAGTTGATACTCCGAAAAGAGTTCGTGCGCTACAGACAGAAAGCAGAGCGCATCGCCCACCGCAAATGCGCTTATTGGGAAGGGTAAGGTACGTTTCTCACCACTTTTCGCGACCTCTAATAAAGCAACATAGCGTTCATCATCGGGGAATTTTTCGATTAACTGCTCGCATTCCGCAACCGATGGCGGATCTCGGAACGGCAAATTGACGAGTTTAGAACACGCTTTAAGAGGTGCTGCAGGGATCTCCTTCGCGGTCTTTAACGCTTGATGTGTCGCAAACGCGAGCGCAAACCCAGCGACATCGCATGCCTCGAAACCACCCCGCAACGGATACCCATTAATATCTGCCGCACAGCCTTGCGCGAACAACAAAACACTTTCCGACTTCAGATCCAAGAAATTGCGCAGATGTTCAACAGCATAGCCCGGGAAGTCAGCACCCATCTCCTCGCTCGACCAGTGGACAATCACCGGATGTGCCGCATGTGAGAACAGCACCGCGATGATGTCCCCATTTGCATCGTAAACCCCTAAAACGTCAACCCACGGCACAACGGGACCTTCTGGATTCGGTGCCATTGTAATATAACCCTCGTCGTTCATTAGGCGACGGTTGTAGCCGATTTGGACAGGCGCGCGTCCTGACCGCAATGTTGCCGGTTCAAGTGCGTCTACTGCATCTTTCACCAACTCGGCAAGACAGGTCGCCAACCACACCTCGGATGCCTCTGTTATCCACCGTCCGTCAACACCCGGCGCGTTGTGCGTATGGCTGCAGTTGATAACAACATGCTCCGGTGGTATGCCTGTAGCGTTCTGGATAGCATCAAGCAGCACTTTGTTGTACTGGAGTGGAAACTGTCCGTAGTCCGCTGTTACGATAGCGAGTTGTTTTTCGCCATCGGCAAGCACCAACGCGCGCGCATACAGCTCGGCGTAAACTTCGGGCTTGTCCTTTATGGAGGTAATCACAGTCTCTGCGGCACCTGCCATGAGGGTATCCATAAAATTACCTTTCTTCCGTCTAAAGCCCCATGCTTTAGCTTGGGGAGGAATGCCCGTCTCCTGTGTTTTTTCTTGACAAGTGTTGTCAAAAATGCTACAATATTCTTGTAGTGTAAGGTTGCAAGTTATGCTGCTGTTCGCTATCCCCGTGTGCGACTTGTGTAAAGCTACAGCACCATACGGAAAAGAAACAGAAACCCAACACTCTTATGTCAAATCCGCCAGTTGTGGCATCACCTCATTCTTGAGGAGTGTCATTGAGTTCAACCACTGCTCCTTCGGTTCCCATTCGTGTCCCATAGCGAGTAAAACCCCAAAACCACCGACTTCATCGTAAAGCTCGCGCAAACGATTGGCAACGTGATCCGGACTTCCAACGATCCACAAGGTATCTAACAGATGCTCGAGGGTCATATCCGCATCATCCATATCTGGATCTGGTTTGAAGTTCCCCGGGCTAAATAACTTGAACCAATAGTCCGTAAAATCGCGTCCGAGCGTGCCTTCAATTGCCTCTTTTCGCGCCTGCTCAGTAGTATCCGCAACGTAAACCTCACGGGCAATGCGCCACGTCGAGCGACATGGCGATAAGCCAGTCTTTTCCGCACCCTCTTCCACCGCGTCCCAGTGTGTTTTAATGGTAGAAACGTGCGCTAAATTAATACTCATCGGAATCCAGCCGCGCTCACCAGCGAAGATGAGCGTGTCCGACCTTGCGGAAGACCCCGCCAACGCAATTGGCGGATGCGGTTTCTGATAAGGTTTCATGTGGACGCTCACAATATTCGGACGGTACTCAGGGATCTTAAATTCCCAGAAATCGGTCTTATAATGTCCGGGTTCCGGGTCTGTCCAAATCTTGAGTACAGCGTCAATTCCTTCTCGGGTTGACTGCCGTCTGTCCCCGTCTGCCATGAACATCTCCGCGTCGCTCGGTGTAGAACTTGACCCAACGCCCCAATGAAAACGTCCATGCGTTTGGTGATCCAGTTGTGCGATGCGATGCGCGACAACAGCGGGATTGTGTATCGGCATACAGGTGATCCCCGTGCCGAAAATAATGTTCTCTGTCATCGCAGCCGCTTTTGCAATAAAGAGATCCGGAGACGGAATATTCTCCCATGTAAACGTGAAGTGCTCGCCAACATACGCTTCCTTGTAGCCCAACTCGTCGAGGACCACCATCTGGTCAATATCGTGATCGAGCGTTTTGGTGGTGTCGCTACCAGGTGGATGCAAAGGCATTGTGAAAAAACCGAGTTCCATGAAAAGGCTCCTTTGTGTATTCCAAATTTTCTAACTATTGGGTTTTACTCCGTTTTTTACCATTTATCGTACGAACTAAGTCTGTTGCACGCGATATGTTGTCACGGAAGAGGTCAGTTAACTGTATATTTTAGAAACTTGACAAAATCGGTTGGATGTGTTACTGTTTTCACGAAACTTTAGAACATTAGGTAATAAAGTTACCACAAATCCGAATATTTTTCAAGCATTTTCCCGAAGGAGAAAATCTACAGTATGCATGCAAGAATTTTTATCTTAATCTCAGTTATTCTGCTTACCGCCCTAACAGGATGTGAACGAGTAAGCCAGATGGTTCAACCCGATGCTACCACCACTCCGACCGAAACGGCATTAAAAATTGGCGTAATTCAACCGGCGAACACTTTTACTACCTTTAGCCAAGGTGCTGAAACCGCTCGGGCTCAAGTTAATGAAAAAGGTGGGGTGCTCGGTATGCAGGTGGAATTTATCAGTCGAAACAATCAACCCATCGCGAGTGAACCGCCAACGCCGGAAGCCAGCGTTACTGCCGCAAAGGAACTGATTGAAGTGGAGAACGTCTTCGCACTATTGGGTCCCGTTTACTCCACCAATTCCGTCGAAGTCGGTCCGATTGCACAACACGCACAACGGCTTATGCTGCCCGGTTCCAGTGGTTCAAACGTCCCTGAAACTGGAGATTACGTCTTTCTCATTACGGTGCCAAACCCATTTCAAGGAAAAGTGATGGCAAATTTTGCCATGAACCCGAATGAACTCGGCGCGAAAACCGCAGCGACTATTCTTGAGCAAGGCGATGACTACACGACAGATCTCGTGCAAGCATTTGAGGCAGCTTTTCAGGAAATCGGCGGCGAAATTGTTTACAGTGGTGCCTATCCCGTCGGCGATAATACTTTCACGACACTGCTCACAGAAATTCAGGCTGCCGCCCCCGATGTTATCTTCTGCCCCGGTTTTCAACCGGAGGTCCCACTGTTAATAGATGAAGCGCGACAGATCGGCATCACAGCGACCTTCCTCGGTGGCAGCGCGTGGGATGATAGGGAACGATTTCTCAGTATATTAGACGATAACAGTGTGTTGGATGGCAGCTACTATCCGACTAATTTCTCGGTTGCCACACAGGACGCGGATGTGCAGGAATTCGTGAGTGGGTACACAGCACTCTTCGGCAGTCCACCAGATGGTATCGCCGCCTCGGGCTACGATGCAATGCGACTCTTGGCACGTGCAATAGAGAAAACGGGTTCGCTTGATCCGATGGCTGTTCGGGATGCGTTCGCAAAGGTCAACGGTTACAAAGGGGCGACAACCATTTCCCATTACGACGAGAACCGACACCCCGTCAAAAGCCTCACAATTCAAGTGATCCGAAATGGACAGGTGGAACACTACAAAGTTGTGGAACCGTAGCACACAGAGAGGGCAATGCAGAAAATATCACCAACGCGTCCGAAGGCTTTTTTAATCGATTTGGACGGAACGCTCTATTTTAAAGGCGAACCTTGTCCGGGCGCGATTGAAACTGTCAACTACTTGCGTCAGGAAAAGTACCAACTCCGGTTTTTGACGAATACGACTGCCAAAACGCCAAAAATGCTTCACGCACAGATGCAAGCATTGGGTTTTGACATCTACGAAGATGAGATTTTCAATGCAACTTACGCCTGTCTCCAATACTTACGTTCGCAATCTAAGAACCGTTGTCACTTCATGGTTGATGATGCCGTCAAAGCGTTTTTCAAAGAGATACCAGTAGATGACAACGCTCCCGATTTTGTCGTCGTCGGAGACTACGGCGCGGGGTTCGACTTTCACGCTTTAAATCACGCCTTTCGCCTATTGATGGATGGTTCGGAGCTCATAGCACTGCAGAAGGGACTCTACTGGTTTTCTTCTGAGGGGATGTTCTTAGATTGCGGTGCCTTCGTGACACTTCTGGAAGCAGCCGCAGGCAAAATCGCCAAGGTTATGGGTAAGCCAAGTGAGACATTCTTTAGGCTTGCACTTGAGAGTCTTCAACGCTCTCCAAGTGAAGTGATTGTTGTCGGTGATGACATCACTTCCGACATCGTCGGAGCGCAGACAATGGAGATGCGAAGTATTCTTGTGAAGACTGGAAAGTTTAAACCTGATCAATTAGAAAATCCTGTCGCGAAACCGACATGGGTGCTTGATAGCATTGCCGAATTACCGAATATGTTTTAAACGTCAGCTTGAGAAAAATCTTGAATCTTGTAGGTTGGGTTGAACGGGAATCAAGTAAAACGTGATAGAAAAGACACTTATTAACTTTAGTAGGAAACTTGAAGACATCAAAGAACGAGTGAAACCCAACACTTTTTACTTCTTTCCATTTTTCCATACAAGCGTCGGAGGCAAAACTTATGACAAACCAATTCATTCAAACCGGAGTTGTTGGATGTGGATGGGCAGGCTGTCGGGCTATCGAAGCTGCCAATGCGACATCTCGACTGAACGTTATCGCAATTGCAGAACGGGATCCAACCCGTCGTGCGCAAGCAGGCGACGACAATGCTGTGCCACACCGTTACGCTGACTATCAAGAACTGCTTGAAAATCCTAACGTTGAAGCCGTCTATCTCGCGACTTCTCCGGATGGTAGGCTACAGCAAGTCTTGGATACGCTCAATGCGGGTAAGCATGTCTTGGTCCAAAAACCGCACGCAATCCGCGCCCCAGAAATTTTAGAGATGGAGGCGGCAGCACAAGAAGCCGGAAAGACCCTCCAATTCTGCTACTTTATGCGCCACTTCCCAAACAACCGAAAAATTCGGCGCGCCGTCCTCAACGGGGCAATCGGGGACCTGTATCACGCCCGCGTCTTCGGGAAATACAACTTCATCCCGGATTTTGATGCCAACAGTCGTTGGTTGCATGTCTACGGACAGAAAGGCGGTTCGTTGGGGCAGCACTACTCCCATGAACTCAACCTGACGTGGTGGTGGATGGGATGTCCGAAACCGGAATGGGCATTTGCTGCGAAGCACGTGCTTTACCCGCAGTATGACGGACCCGAAGGCGCAGCGGAAGACTACTTCACCGGTCTTCTCGGCTGCGAAGGTGGAAAGACTATCCAGATTGACTGCTCTCGGATGAGCCACTCGGACTCCGGGAGTGTCGTGGAGCTTTACGGCACCACCGGCGCAATCACAAACGGCGGTATCGCCCGATTCAAAGACGGCGAGTTCATCCGAGAAACCGTTGACGAACCACTCGAAATCGACCACGGCGAACTTCCCGAAGAAGTGCATGTCTTCTACTATGAACTAAACCACTTCGCCATGGCAATCGCGGGTGAGGTCGCACCCGATGTTTCTGCGCCAGATGCTTATGTCTTCATGCAAATCTTAGATGCCTTCTACGACAGCGCAAAAAGTGGCGAGAAAGTCTACATCTCCTCGTAGAACCAATCTTTAGAAATTAAGGAATTATCGGATTGGAAGGACACCACTCTGCTCAAGATCGACTTGGATCAACCGATAGCATTCATCTACAAAGTTGACTGTTTCGTCATAAGCATTTTGACAGAAGGCAATAATTTCGGTGTTAGCAGAATCTGTGTTAGGAGCAAAAAAAGAATTGTGAAAGTGTAATTTTGGAACTGAAGGAGCACCTGATAAGGAAATTGGAGATGAGGAAACCATCACATCATCTATATCGTCATGCACTAACTTGTTCCTGATTTCCCTCGCGATATTGAACACAGAACCTGTTTTGTCCGGTTTTCCATCCTGATCTATCGCGTGAAAGGTACATAAATGAGCAGTTAGGGTTCCGTTTGGTGTTTTGTTTGCTAATTCTTGACGTATTTTATAACTGAAACGATCATCTTGAAGCAAGTCGTAAATGATGTTAATAATCCTCACTACGCAGTCCTCAGAACCGACCAAATTTGAAAAGAACCCGTTTAAAATAATAAAAACAATCAATGCGGACTTCTCGCGCAAGATGGAGTTAGTGTTCTCCAATAACTTAATTTGTACCTGAACCGAACCGTCATCCGAAAAATCAATAAATGGTTTTAGTGGTGAGACCATTTTTGATTCTGTAGATGGAGGAGCTTGAATTTTCAGGTAGAAATCGGAGTCCATGCGTTCTATTAAATCCAAATAAAACTTTGCAGCGTTGGTTCTCTGTTTAGTTGTTGGAATCAATTTCTGAATTTTAGATTCAACGGTTCGCTTC
This genomic window from Candidatus Poribacteria bacterium contains:
- a CDS encoding TIGR01458 family HAD-type hydrolase; this translates as MQKISPTRPKAFLIDLDGTLYFKGEPCPGAIETVNYLRQEKYQLRFLTNTTAKTPKMLHAQMQALGFDIYEDEIFNATYACLQYLRSQSKNRCHFMVDDAVKAFFKEIPVDDNAPDFVVVGDYGAGFDFHALNHAFRLLMDGSELIALQKGLYWFSSEGMFLDCGAFVTLLEAAAGKIAKVMGKPSETFFRLALESLQRSPSEVIVVGDDITSDIVGAQTMEMRSILVKTGKFKPDQLENPVAKPTWVLDSIAELPNMF
- a CDS encoding ABC transporter substrate-binding protein, giving the protein MHARIFILISVILLTALTGCERVSQMVQPDATTTPTETALKIGVIQPANTFTTFSQGAETARAQVNEKGGVLGMQVEFISRNNQPIASEPPTPEASVTAAKELIEVENVFALLGPVYSTNSVEVGPIAQHAQRLMLPGSSGSNVPETGDYVFLITVPNPFQGKVMANFAMNPNELGAKTAATILEQGDDYTTDLVQAFEAAFQEIGGEIVYSGAYPVGDNTFTTLLTEIQAAAPDVIFCPGFQPEVPLLIDEARQIGITATFLGGSAWDDRERFLSILDDNSVLDGSYYPTNFSVATQDADVQEFVSGYTALFGSPPDGIAASGYDAMRLLARAIEKTGSLDPMAVRDAFAKVNGYKGATTISHYDENRHPVKSLTIQVIRNGQVEHYKVVEP
- a CDS encoding sigma-70 family RNA polymerase sigma factor, translating into MEKNDVQLIHSILSGNDEAFSTLVQKYQKSVHALAWRKIGDFHYAEEITQDTFLQAYEKLSTLKNPHQFAGWLYVITNNLCTDWLRKKKPAMQPLGDASVKAIDKLTYERYMLEQRETEATERRHEIVKQLLEKLPESERTVVTLYYLGEMSTKEISKFIGVSVNTITSRLQRARERLQASEELLINETLGGLQLSGNLLENIMQQVADIEPGVSPTGKPLLPWVSLGAATVLIILLLGASHQYLVRFQRPYNFEAQAEPTIEIIEAAVVLETDAKPAVRNQIGRAATPGKNSSVDSQISEEVLAPNTSEDFPNLITSNAIPKVTRFTLSNGIRVVNLHVENSTDVGIFSYLPLGLVTDGKARAYWSHLINHLTVRTTGPIDFKTSNAETMADNMRLESWGGKDTWTQSLARHAKWLSRLPFSAESLAEELPRVLSQFDYIEANLATHKLADVAWNQVFRHGETDIAMRRGIQSAQLSELQEYRDQHLVQADRVLLCVIGGVDPETLKDTMETQLGAINLTEKTFPTPTVPPEIAKDQNATWDINVTHYMETYPIPHPENKDYPALYIASLMWRLACTQDAQLKELTGYIHCGVDLVTPEQVYLYVSASLKPGTDIEKVKQRVRQLMNPLKQPENNTQVPMVAQSLSKELGAPPDMETLMQYKPENVPEALMLLQLGVRWGTIEYQFGGNLSQLASAFADVSAADVANVVNRYLTENRRMTLLLTPRAVVNPQTR
- a CDS encoding Gfo/Idh/MocA family oxidoreductase, translating into MTNQFIQTGVVGCGWAGCRAIEAANATSRLNVIAIAERDPTRRAQAGDDNAVPHRYADYQELLENPNVEAVYLATSPDGRLQQVLDTLNAGKHVLVQKPHAIRAPEILEMEAAAQEAGKTLQFCYFMRHFPNNRKIRRAVLNGAIGDLYHARVFGKYNFIPDFDANSRWLHVYGQKGGSLGQHYSHELNLTWWWMGCPKPEWAFAAKHVLYPQYDGPEGAAEDYFTGLLGCEGGKTIQIDCSRMSHSDSGSVVELYGTTGAITNGGIARFKDGEFIRETVDEPLEIDHGELPEEVHVFYYELNHFAMAIAGEVAPDVSAPDAYVFMQILDAFYDSAKSGEKVYISS
- a CDS encoding LLM class flavin-dependent oxidoreductase, whose amino-acid sequence is MELGFFTMPLHPPGSDTTKTLDHDIDQMVVLDELGYKEAYVGEHFTFTWENIPSPDLFIAKAAAMTENIIFGTGITCMPIHNPAVVAHRIAQLDHQTHGRFHWGVGSSSTPSDAEMFMADGDRRQSTREGIDAVLKIWTDPEPGHYKTDFWEFKIPEYRPNIVSVHMKPYQKPHPPIALAGSSARSDTLIFAGERGWIPMSINLAHVSTIKTHWDAVEEGAEKTGLSPCRSTWRIAREVYVADTTEQARKEAIEGTLGRDFTDYWFKLFSPGNFKPDPDMDDADMTLEHLLDTLWIVGSPDHVANRLRELYDEVGGFGVLLAMGHEWEPKEQWLNSMTLLKNEVMPQLADLT